A portion of the Flavobacterium limnophilum genome contains these proteins:
- a CDS encoding putative phage abortive infection protein, whose amino-acid sequence MIKYLKKNRFESIGIIIFLIVLYFSYNYFNGIFNSLYNNSKTTECHEIYGYFGSYVGGVLGTIIGFVTLFFVYITYTSQRKELKLQRELIAQQQFESTFFNMLNVHRELKNDLKLKWDEACFFPNIFNQDKEYSGVEVFEKTKDDFRELTKWIKDNNRDISKIQSVKVKTKIESYEDSNSEYINELNQNDKNKSSNEDFVEEFLNTNIVINNHKIEIKRIRFAFELLFENYQNLISHYCRNVYHILKYIRENEKNKTLGEDFNKYKSYANIFESQLNVDEQFILFYNFICFNDETKGIYSTINLVNHYQFLENLGSNNLLDKELHNNKNFYTFDIK is encoded by the coding sequence ATGATTAAATACTTAAAAAAAAATCGATTTGAAAGCATCGGAATTATTATTTTTTTAATAGTTCTTTATTTTTCATATAACTATTTTAATGGGATTTTTAACTCATTATATAATAATTCAAAAACTACTGAATGTCACGAAATTTATGGTTATTTCGGAAGTTATGTAGGAGGTGTATTAGGAACAATAATAGGATTTGTAACATTATTTTTTGTTTACATTACATATACATCACAAAGAAAAGAATTAAAACTTCAAAGAGAATTAATAGCTCAACAACAATTTGAAAGTACTTTTTTTAATATGTTGAATGTTCACAGAGAGTTAAAAAATGACTTAAAATTGAAATGGGATGAAGCCTGTTTTTTCCCGAATATATTTAATCAGGATAAAGAATATTCTGGAGTAGAAGTTTTTGAAAAAACAAAAGATGACTTTAGAGAATTAACTAAATGGATTAAAGATAACAATAGAGATATTAGTAAAATACAGTCAGTTAAAGTTAAAACAAAAATCGAATCCTATGAGGATTCGAATTCAGAATATATAAATGAATTAAACCAAAATGATAAAAATAAATCTTCCAACGAAGATTTTGTTGAAGAGTTTCTAAATACTAATATTGTGATAAACAATCATAAGATAGAAATCAAAAGGATAAGATTTGCGTTTGAGCTTTTATTTGAAAATTATCAAAATCTAATTAGTCATTATTGCAGAAATGTTTATCACATTTTAAAATACATCAGAGAAAATGAAAAAAATAAAACTCTAGGAGAAGATTTTAATAAATATAAAAGTTATGCCAATATCTTTGAATCACAGCTAAATGTTGACGAACAATTTATTCTGTTTTATAATTTTATTTGTTTTAATGATGAAACTAAAGGTATATACTCAACAATTAATTTAGTAAATCATTATCAGTTTCTAGAAAATCTTGGAAGTAATAATCTTTTAGATAAAGAATTGCATAACAACAAAAACTTTTACAC